From a region of the bacterium genome:
- the rpsT gene encoding 30S ribosomal protein S20 — MPITSSAKKALRQSKKRHEQNVAKKEAFKDAIKKVQKLVAAKQMDAAAAALHEAYQKIDKAAKTGVIHKNTAGRLKSHTARLLATGNKA; from the coding sequence ATGCCAATCACATCATCCGCGAAAAAGGCACTGCGCCAGAGCAAAAAACGCCACGAACAAAACGTCGCCAAAAAAGAGGCGTTTAAAGACGCGATTAAAAAAGTGCAAAAACTCGTTGCCGCTAAGCAAATGGATGCGGCAGCCGCGGCGCTCCACGAGGCGTACCAGAAGATTGATAAAGCGGCGAAAACAGGGGTTATTCACAAGAATACAGCGGGGCGGTTGAAATCCCATACCGCACGACTCCTCGCAACAGGAAATAAAGCATAG
- a CDS encoding DNA polymerase produces MTEAKKTEIAKWLLDPDGTQSLPHDLTVLEEKLRHYGLWKIYEELELPLAPILDEMRKVGIAVDVALLQTLSKKLEKELTALTKSIYADAGGPFNINSPKQLSAVLFEKLSISPRGIPRRSTGAYSTDAGALETIRERHAIVPAILKYRELFKVQSTYVAPLLELGATSKDHRIHATLLQTSTATGRLSSENPNLQNIPTGTDIAKELRVAFVASPGTTLLSLDYSQIELRVMASVSGDSKMIEAFKNNEDIHKITAASVLGIAPDKVSKEERQMAKTLNFGIIYGMGPQAFARQSGLSYIEAEEFITQYFRNFSGIQQWQERTIMKARETGYVENLNGRKRWVPNIISPNQRSASEARRAAINMPIQSLAADMLKMAMIAVRRVFPDIPLILSIHDELVFEVPDGMLKKAATELRRIMESVYQLSVPVKVDAASGKNWAAIS; encoded by the coding sequence ATGACTGAAGCAAAAAAAACTGAGATAGCAAAGTGGCTTTTGGATCCCGACGGGACGCAGTCTTTACCCCACGACCTTACAGTGCTGGAAGAAAAACTGCGGCATTATGGTTTATGGAAAATCTATGAGGAGCTTGAGCTGCCGCTTGCGCCAATTTTGGACGAGATGCGGAAGGTCGGCATCGCGGTTGATGTTGCGCTGCTCCAAACGCTTTCCAAAAAATTAGAAAAAGAACTGACCGCGCTTACTAAATCCATTTACGCGGATGCCGGAGGGCCGTTCAATATCAACTCGCCTAAGCAACTCTCTGCGGTGCTGTTTGAAAAATTGAGCATCAGCCCCCGCGGCATTCCGCGGCGGAGTACGGGCGCCTATTCTACCGATGCCGGAGCGCTCGAAACCATTCGTGAGCGGCACGCAATTGTTCCGGCGATCCTGAAGTATCGTGAACTGTTTAAGGTGCAATCAACTTACGTTGCTCCGCTGCTGGAGCTTGGGGCGACGTCAAAGGACCACCGGATTCACGCGACACTGCTCCAGACCTCAACCGCAACCGGGCGGCTTTCTTCGGAAAATCCGAATTTGCAGAACATTCCCACGGGCACGGACATCGCGAAGGAACTTCGCGTCGCCTTTGTTGCTTCACCCGGCACCACATTACTCTCCTTGGATTACTCGCAGATTGAGCTACGGGTTATGGCATCGGTCTCCGGCGATTCGAAGATGATAGAGGCATTCAAAAACAACGAAGACATCCATAAAATTACCGCGGCGAGCGTGCTGGGCATCGCGCCTGATAAGGTTTCAAAGGAGGAGCGGCAAATGGCGAAGACGCTGAACTTCGGCATCATCTACGGCATGGGGCCGCAGGCGTTCGCGCGGCAAAGCGGGTTGAGCTATATCGAGGCCGAAGAATTCATCACCCAATACTTTCGGAATTTCTCCGGAATTCAACAGTGGCAGGAGCGCACGATTATGAAGGCCCGCGAAACCGGTTATGTGGAAAATTTGAATGGCCGCAAACGCTGGGTGCCGAACATTATTTCACCGAATCAGCGATCCGCTTCCGAAGCGCGGCGCGCGGCGATCAATATGCCTATCCAGAGTTTGGCGGCGGATATGCTCAAAATGGCGATGATCGCGGTGCGACGCGTATTTCCGGACATTCCGCTTATTCTTTCCATTCACGACGAATTGGTGTTTGAAGTCCCCGATGGTATGCTGAAAAAAGCGGCAACCGAGCTGCGTCGGATTATGGAGTCGGTGTATCAGCTGTCGGTGCCGGTGAAGGTTGACGCGGCAAGCGGAAAGAACTGGGCAGCAATTAGTTAG
- a CDS encoding ATP-binding protein: MSFFDFLKPKSSSGVSEGAEITSMSDAWLRSVISELSDAVIAYDENFNVLIFNKAAERVFGVSAEAVAGIKLGLELASDAKLKRLVQVVFPSLAPTVIARSETGAYPQVADIQFDDALLRVTTNRITDASGKTQGFTKVIRDRTREAEILKSKSEFITVAAHQLRTPLTAVGWVFQGLKKDVALNADSKMLVDTGDLASQKLLQIVNDLLDVAKMEGGKFGYEFQSSDLVAFLDGVLQGAKPLAKTYGVELFFDAPKDPIPLDFDAQKLSVAVSNLIDNAIKYNVPNGTVTLGVQQLPDKPYALVTIKDTGVGVPPEALQKLFTKFFRAENVQKFSTEGSGLGLYLTKNIINRHGGQIWVESELSRGTTFSFTLPTDPSLIPKKEVIEEE, encoded by the coding sequence ATGTCTTTCTTCGATTTCTTAAAACCAAAATCCTCCTCCGGTGTTTCCGAGGGCGCGGAAATTACTTCTATGTCTGACGCGTGGCTCCGGAGCGTCATTTCGGAGCTTTCCGATGCCGTCATCGCATATGACGAGAATTTTAATGTGCTCATTTTTAATAAAGCCGCCGAGCGCGTGTTCGGCGTTTCAGCGGAAGCCGTAGCCGGTATCAAGCTTGGGTTGGAGCTTGCGAGCGATGCCAAGCTCAAACGCCTGGTTCAGGTAGTGTTTCCGTCGCTTGCCCCGACGGTCATCGCGCGTTCCGAGACTGGTGCCTATCCACAAGTTGCCGATATCCAATTTGATGACGCGTTGCTTCGCGTGACGACGAACCGCATCACCGACGCCTCGGGCAAGACGCAAGGGTTTACGAAAGTCATCCGCGATCGTACGCGCGAGGCGGAAATTTTAAAATCAAAAAGTGAATTCATCACTGTTGCGGCGCATCAGCTCCGGACGCCTTTGACCGCCGTCGGCTGGGTGTTTCAAGGGCTCAAAAAAGACGTCGCGCTCAATGCTGATTCAAAAATGCTCGTTGATACGGGCGATCTCGCGTCGCAAAAACTGCTCCAGATTGTGAATGACCTCTTGGACGTCGCGAAGATGGAAGGCGGGAAGTTCGGGTATGAGTTTCAGAGCAGTGATCTTGTCGCGTTTCTTGACGGGGTGCTGCAAGGGGCGAAACCGCTGGCAAAGACCTACGGCGTTGAATTGTTTTTTGACGCGCCGAAAGACCCGATCCCGTTGGACTTTGATGCGCAGAAGCTTAGCGTCGCCGTGTCCAACCTGATTGATAACGCCATTAAATATAACGTGCCGAATGGCACGGTGACGTTGGGTGTTCAGCAGTTGCCTGATAAGCCGTACGCGCTCGTGACCATCAAAGACACCGGCGTCGGTGTTCCGCCCGAGGCATTGCAAAAACTGTTTACGAAATTTTTCCGCGCCGAGAATGTACAGAAGTTTTCCACCGAAGGGTCGGGACTGGGCTTGTATCTTACTAAAAACATCATCAACCGGCATGGTGGGCAGATTTGGGTGGAGTCGGAGCTAAGTCGCGGCACGACGTTTTCGTTCACGCTTCCGACAGATCCGTCGCTGATTCCGAAGAAGGAAGTGATTGAAGAAGAATAA
- a CDS encoding 5'-3' exonuclease H3TH domain-containing protein: MQQSLGPKKLLLIDANSLIHRFFHALPPLTTPKGDPIGAIYGLAQVCLKILRDLRPTHIAAAFDRPEPTFRDEMFKAYKAQRPPTDSTLIPQLQRAHDLFDKFNIKTFELPGFEADDIIATLAEKFRGEPDVTVSIFSGDRDSLQLVEGDKVIVEFLIKGITETVRFNEAAVKEKFGLAPSQLNDYKAFIGDASDNIPGVKGVGPKTALPLILEFKTAEEVFENLAIIPEKTSKKLEGQKDIALLSKKLSILDRHAPIYFDSVDDLVWAPIDFAELAKYFAELGFRSLVDRIATL; encoded by the coding sequence ATGCAACAATCCCTCGGACCCAAAAAGCTTTTACTTATTGACGCGAACTCGCTCATTCATCGGTTTTTTCACGCGTTGCCGCCGCTTACGACACCGAAGGGCGATCCCATCGGCGCGATTTATGGATTGGCGCAGGTGTGTTTGAAGATTTTGCGGGACCTGCGGCCCACGCATATCGCCGCGGCGTTTGATAGGCCGGAGCCCACGTTTCGTGACGAGATGTTTAAGGCGTACAAAGCCCAGCGGCCGCCGACGGATAGCACGCTTATCCCACAACTCCAGCGCGCGCATGACTTGTTTGATAAGTTCAACATCAAAACATTTGAGCTACCGGGTTTTGAGGCGGATGACATTATCGCGACGCTCGCGGAAAAGTTTCGTGGCGAGCCGGATGTTACGGTTTCTATTTTTTCCGGCGATCGCGATTCGTTGCAATTAGTTGAAGGCGACAAAGTGATTGTGGAGTTTTTGATTAAAGGCATCACCGAAACCGTCCGGTTTAATGAAGCGGCGGTGAAAGAAAAGTTCGGGCTTGCGCCGAGCCAACTCAACGATTACAAGGCGTTTATCGGCGATGCCTCGGATAACATTCCCGGCGTGAAGGGTGTCGGCCCGAAAACCGCCCTGCCGCTTATTCTTGAATTCAAGACCGCCGAGGAGGTGTTTGAGAATCTCGCCATTATCCCCGAGAAGACTTCCAAAAAACTTGAGGGGCAGAAGGACATCGCGCTCTTGTCCAAAAAACTTTCCATTTTGGACCGGCACGCGCCGATTTACTTTGACTCGGTGGATGATCTTGTGTGGGCGCCGATTGATTTTGCGGAACTTGCGAAGTATTTCGCGGAACTTGGGTTCAGAAGTTTAGTGGATCGGATCGCGACGTTGTGA